The Sphingomonas alpina genome has a segment encoding these proteins:
- a CDS encoding SRPBCC family protein, producing the protein MTDTTTETRSVTVEREIAYPAEKIWRALTQPHLIQEWLMRNDDFAPVVGHRFNLSGDWGGVTCEVLIAEPHETLSYTWDYAHDDPAYALKSVVTLTLIPTGAGTLLRMEQVGFRPDQKQAFNGAKYGWAEHLANLEKAVARLD; encoded by the coding sequence ATGACCGATACGACGACTGAAACACGTTCCGTCACTGTCGAGCGCGAGATCGCGTATCCGGCGGAAAAGATCTGGCGGGCGCTCACTCAGCCGCATCTGATTCAGGAGTGGCTGATGCGGAATGACGATTTCGCTCCTGTCGTCGGCCATCGCTTCAATCTCAGCGGCGACTGGGGCGGCGTGACGTGTGAAGTGCTCATTGCCGAGCCGCACGAGACGCTGTCCTACACTTGGGATTATGCGCATGACGATCCGGCCTATGCGCTGAAGAGCGTGGTGACCCTCACGCTGATTCCGACCGGTGCGGGAACGCTGTTGCGCATGGAACAGGTTGGCTTCCGGCCGGATCAGAAACAGGCCTTCAACGGCGCCAAATATGGCTGGGCGGAACATCTCGCCAATCTGGAGAAGGCAGTGGCGCGGCTGGATTGA
- a CDS encoding DUF1801 domain-containing protein, whose product MSKSESGEAYSPSRMIDERIRELGDWRGELLSRIRALIRQADPDMVEEWKWRGVPVWYHGGMVCTGETYKAAVKMTFAKGAALEDPSGLFNSSLDGNTRRAIDFHEGETIDEDALKVLVRAAVALNTSR is encoded by the coding sequence ATGAGCAAGAGCGAGTCCGGGGAAGCCTATTCTCCGTCTCGAATGATCGATGAGCGGATCCGGGAACTGGGCGACTGGCGGGGCGAGCTACTGTCCCGAATCCGTGCCCTGATCCGGCAGGCCGATCCCGACATGGTCGAGGAGTGGAAGTGGCGCGGAGTGCCGGTGTGGTATCATGGTGGCATGGTCTGTACTGGCGAGACCTATAAGGCGGCGGTGAAGATGACCTTTGCCAAGGGCGCTGCGCTCGAAGACCCGTCGGGCCTCTTCAATTCGAGCCTTGACGGCAATACCCGGCGCGCGATCGATTTTCATGAGGGCGAGACGATCGACGAGGACGCGCTGAAGGTGCTGGTTCGCGCCGCCGTCGCACTGAACACGTCGCGTTGA